The Seriola aureovittata isolate HTS-2021-v1 ecotype China chromosome 2, ASM2101889v1, whole genome shotgun sequence genome has a segment encoding these proteins:
- the vamp3 gene encoding vesicle-associated membrane protein 3, whose translation MSALGPEGSGAASGNKRLQQTQAQVDEVVDIMRVNVDKVLERDQKLSELDDRADALQAGASQFETSAAKLKRKYWWKNCKMWAILIAVILIIIVIIIIWNKS comes from the exons GTCAGCCCTCGGTCCAGAAGGCTCTGGCGCAGCGTCAGGCAACAAGCGCTTGCAGCAGACCCAGGCGCAGGTGGATGAG gtggTGGATATTATGCGTGTTAATGTGGACAAAGTGCTGGAGCGTGATCAAAAGCTGTCTGAACTGGATGACAGAGCAGACGCACTGCAAGCTGGAGCCTCCCAGTTTGAGACCAGTGCCGCTAAACTGAAAAGGAAATACTGGTGGAAGAACTGCAAG ATGTGGGCCATCCTGATAGCTGTCATATTGATCATTATCGTCATCATTATTA TTTGGAATAAATCGTAA
- the per3 gene encoding period circadian protein homolog 3 isoform X1 produces MCDQSAEMPGGDSGPDGEEPASPSAAGEGEGEERVTSGQQDGGAQSQGLRGEESGASGGEVGQEDEEMTSGSHDLSSSANHSPGSATGSTSVSTKSSEHAGDGKGQAHREVMITVAEMKKRLPSDQRSRSKASTVEALHYALNCVKQVQANSEYYKLLMRNGQDERRDATVCALEELERVTSEHTLKNTDSFVVVFSLSSGRVWYASEQAPSILCCKRKFLESAKFVELLFHQDVNVFYAHTAQPHLPPWSNSHTAGVLFDCAQVKSFFCRIRGGKDREGEMRYNPFRITPYLLKVQGTGSSGGEEEPCCLALAERIISGYEAPRIPMDKRIFTTTHSPGCVFLEVDDRAVPLLGYLPQDLIGTSMLSSIHPEDRPLMLSMHRKVLKYAGQSPFEHSPVRLRCQNGDYITLDTSWSSFINPWSRKVAFIIGRHKVRTSPLNEDVFAACAKEDFPVAHEEIKDLQAKIYKLFLQPVHNNGSSGYGSLGSNGSHEHYISVASSSDSNGNLWEDSHREPMTLQQICADVNRVKSWGRQAYLDPSHKIALLGKPATARLPPAASNPEVRDHEESRKQTHIPSYQQINCVDNIIRYLESCTGPALKRKSESHSLATSSSSSSTSEDDKPSAAGDMAQASADVVVLDSEVSVGPSAAAVVGAPLTDITMSTKAMSVMSVTSQCSYSSTIVHVPQPESEATALEDAPMGSEPADAAPIPVRPAPSPATEERRFVGLTKEVLSAHTQKEEQEYVDRFRHRILQSPYSSYLQLDNSSMAHSHHPGDYLRPLSAGGWNRSRRGKPRHKRPKPQGSSDSYASPPGPARRVPDSSWPSSESSQPQMGVPYSQTSPLHAPFFPMMVTQPGPEQPPIPQQVTGATTVVLQPPDQTQPSYNFNFIQSSQSLPDMQPIQMEPIQNLQNIQNFHTMHPIAPTQSINPYVAPVMAVILPTCPTFTAGYPSIYPPSTLSMMPQTPITMTGFAPGTAPFLQPQFQAQPGPNMTSPGPLLCSPRASSSVGEEEETSGPRALFSSSRSSSPLQLNLLQEELPKPSEGQSSTGHNHAESLHEKHANKGDGPSEAGNHDAQSTSSELLDLLLQEDARSGTGSNASGSGSGESGGSLGSGSGSGSNGTSTSHTGSSNSSKYFASNDSSDTSCKARKSQEVPAEHQHSFDTRVENSMWSMIQHTPERVMMTYQIHTRDQNEVLAEDREKLRVLQPLQPWFSQEQREELAEVHPWIQQHTVPQEIDTQGCVTCSSGAAVAHSPHPPAPDSSSLLESPQQDSIGPVVDT; encoded by the exons ATGTGTGACCAAAGCGCAGAGATGCCTGGGGGTGACAGCGGTCCAGATGGGGAGGAGCCTGCATCACCGTCAGCTGCAGGAGAAGGcgaaggggaggagagggtgacGTCAGGGCAGCAGGACGGAGGGGCGCAGTCCCAGGGcctgaggggagaggagagcgGAGCTTCAGGTGGAGAAGTGGGGCAGGAAGATGAGGAGATGACTAGCGGTTCACATGACCTCTCttcttcagccaatcacagccctGGGAGCGCCACTGGATCCACCTCAGTTTCAACCAAGAG CAGTGAGCATGCTGGCGATGGCAAAGGGCAGGCCCACAGAGAAGTGATGATCACTGTGGCTGAGATGAAGAAGAGGCTTCCTTCAGACCAACGCAGTCGCAGCAAAGCCAGCACTGTGGAGGCCTTACATTATGCACTTAACTGTGTCAAACAAGTGCAAG CCAATAGCGAATACTATAAACTGCTGATGAGGAATGGCcaggatgagaggagagatgcCACTGTTTGCGCCCTTGAAGAGTTGGAAAGAGTCACCTCTGAACACACCCTTAAAAACACG gaCTCCTTCGTGGTGGTTTTCTCCCTGTCGAGCGGCCGCGTGTGGTACGCGTCGGAGCAGGCTCCCAGCATCCTGTGCTGCAAGAGGAAGTTCCTGGAGTCGGCCAAATTTGTAGAGCTGCTCTTTCACCAAGACGTTAATGTCTTCTACGCACATACGGCTCAGCCGCACCTCCCACCCTGGAGCAACTCGCACACAG CAGGGGTTCTGTTTGACTGTGCCCAGGTCAAGTCATTCTTCTGCAGAATCAG GGGTGGGAAGGACCGTGAGGGTGAGATGCGCTACAACCCATTCCGAATCACACCTTACCTGCTGAAGGTGCAAGGAACAGGAAGCagtgggggagaggaggagccGTGCTGCCTGGCACTGGCTGAACGCATCATATCTGGATATGAAG CACCTCGGATCCCCATGGACAAGCGCATCTTCACCACCACACACTCCcctggctgtgtgtttttggaagTGGATGACAG GGCTGTGCCATTGCTAGGATACCTTCCTCAGGATCTGATTGGCACATCTATGCTGAGTAGCATTCACCCAGAGGACCGGCCCCTCATGCTGTCTATGCACCGGAAAG TGTTGAAGTATGCGGGCCAGTCCCCATTTGAGCACTCTCCGGTGCGTCTGCGCTGTCAGAATGGAGACTACATCACCTTGGACACCAGCTGGTCCAGCTTCATCAACCCATGGAGCCGCAAGGTGGCTTTTATCATCGGACGGCATAAAGTCAGGAC GAGTCCACTGAATGAGGATGTGTTTGCTGCTTGTGCTAAGGAAGATTTTCCAGTTGCTcatgaggaaataaaagatCTGCAAGCAAAGATCTATAAGCTTTTCCTGCAG CCGGTTCATAACAATGGTTCCAGTGGTTACGGCAGCTTGGGAAGCAATGGCTCTCATGAGCATTACATCAGCGTAGCTTCTTCAAGTGACAGCAACGGTAACCTATGGGAGGACTCACACCGGGAACCG ATGACTTTGCAGCAGATCTGTGCTGATGTGAACAGAGTGAAGAGTTGGGGGAGGCAGGCTTATCTGGATCCCAGCCACAAAATTGCTCTTCTAGGCAAACCTGCCACAG CACGTCTGCCTCCTGCAGCCTCCAACCCTGAAGTCAGAGATCATGAAGAAAGCAGGAAGCAAACTCACATTCCCTCTTATCAGCAAATCAACTGCGTGGACAACATCAtcag aTATTTGGAGAGCTGTACAGGTCCGGCCCTTAAGCGTAAGAGTGAATCTCATTCCCTGGCCACCTCTTCGTCCTCATCCTCTACCTCAGAAGACGACAAGCCGTCTGCAGCCGGTGACATGGCTCAGGCCAGTGCAGATG TGGTGGTGTTGGACAGTGAGGTGTCAGTGGGCCCTTCAGCTGCGGCCGTAGTGGGAGCGCCTCTGACAGATATCACAATGTCCACAAAGGCCATGAGTGTGATGTCAGTCACCAGCCAGTGTTCATACAGCAGCACCATTGTACATGTGCCGCAGCCTGAGTCAG AGGCCACGGCACTGGAAGATGCACCAATGGGCAGTGAGCCTGCTGATGCTGCTCCCATCCCTGTCCGTCCAGCCCCGAGTCCTGCCACAGAGGAGCGAAGATTTGTTGGCCTCACCAAAGAGGTGCTGTCAGCTCACACCCAGAAGGAGGAGCAAGAGTATGTCGATCGCTTCCGCCATCGTATCCTCCAGAGCCCCTACAGTTCTTACCTGCAGCTGGACAACAGCTCGATGGCTCACTCCCACCACCCAG GTGATTACCTACGTCCATTGAGTGCTGGTGGTTGGAACCGCTCTCGGAGAGGAAAGCCCAGACACAAGCGCCCCAAACCCCAGGGTTCCTCAGACAGTTATGCCTCCCCACCTGGCCCCGCTCGCCGTGTCCCTGACTCTTCCTGGCCCTCCTCTGAGTCCTCCCAGCCCCAGATGGGGGTGCCCTACAGCCAAACATCCCCACTCCATGCGCCATTCTTCCCTATGATGGTGACTCAGCCTGGCCCAGAGCAACCGCCCATACCACAACAGGTGACTGGGGCAACTACTGTAGTCCTGCAGCCTCCAGACCAAACCCAGCCCAGTTACAACTTCAACTTTATTCAGTCCAGTCAGAGCCTGCCAGACATGCAACCAATCCAGATGGAGCCCATTCAAAATCTGCAGAATATCCAGAACTTTCATACCATGCATCCCATAGCTCCAACGCAGAGCATCAACCCTTACGTAGCTCCGGTCATGGCTGTTATCCTGCCCACCTGCCCGACTTTCACTGCAGGTTACCCGTCCATTTACCCACCGTCCACTCTCTCCATGATGCCCCAGACACCCATCACCATGACAGGCTTTGCCCCTGGCACTGCCCCCTTCCTGCAGCCTCAGTTCCAAGCCCAGCCAGGCCCCAACATGACCTCCCCGGGCCCTCTGCTTTGCTCACCCAGAGCCAGCTCCTCTGttggggaggaagaggagacatcCGGACCTCGGGCTTTATTTTCCAGCTCTCGCTCGAGTTCCCCACTGCAGCTCaacctgctgcaggaggagctgccCAAGCCGAGTGAAGGGCAGAGCAGCACCGGGCACAACCACGCTGAGAGCCTCCACGAAAAACATGCCAACAAG GGTGACGGCCCCAGTGAGGCTGGGAACCATGATGCCCAGTCTACATCCAGTGAGCtgcttgacctgctgctgcaggaggatgCCAGGTCTGGGACCGGCTCCAATGCCTCAGGGTCTGGATCAGGGGAGTCTGGAGGCTCACTGGGATCTGGCTCTGGATCTGGATCCAATGGAACCTCCACCTCTCACACTg gcagcagcaacagcagcaaatacTTTGCCAGCAATGATTCATCAGACACATCGTGCAAAGCCCGCAAGAGCCAGGAGGTTCCAGCAGAGCACCAACACAGCTTTGACACTCGGGTGGAGAACTCGATGTGGAGCATGATCCAGCATACACCTGAGCGAGTCATGATGACGTACCAGATCCACACCAG GGACCAGAATGAGGTGTTAGCAGAGGACAGGGAGAAGCTTCGGGTGCTTCAGCCCCTCCAGCCTTGGTTCAgccaggagcagagagaggagctaGCTGAAGTCCATCCCTGGATCCAGCAGCATACTGTCCCACAGGAGATAGATACACAG ggttGTGTGACCTGCAGCTCAGGAGCAGCAGTCGCCCACTCCCCTCATCCACCTGCCCCAGATAGCTCATCCCTTTTGGAGAGCCCTCAGCAGGACTCCATCGGACCTGTGGTGGACACTTGA
- the per3 gene encoding period circadian protein homolog 3 isoform X2: MCDQSAEMPGGDSGPDGEEPASPSAAGEGEGEERVTSGQQDGGAQSQGLRGEESGASGGEVGQEDEEMTSGSHDLSSSANHSPGSATGSTSVSTKSSEHAGDGKGQAHREVMITVAEMKKRLPSDQRSRSKASTVEALHYALNCVKQVQANSEYYKLLMRNGQDERRDATVCALEELERVTSEHTLKNTDSFVVVFSLSSGRVWYASEQAPSILCCKRKFLESAKFVELLFHQDVNVFYAHTAQPHLPPWSNSHTGVLFDCAQVKSFFCRIRGGKDREGEMRYNPFRITPYLLKVQGTGSSGGEEEPCCLALAERIISGYEAPRIPMDKRIFTTTHSPGCVFLEVDDRAVPLLGYLPQDLIGTSMLSSIHPEDRPLMLSMHRKVLKYAGQSPFEHSPVRLRCQNGDYITLDTSWSSFINPWSRKVAFIIGRHKVRTSPLNEDVFAACAKEDFPVAHEEIKDLQAKIYKLFLQPVHNNGSSGYGSLGSNGSHEHYISVASSSDSNGNLWEDSHREPMTLQQICADVNRVKSWGRQAYLDPSHKIALLGKPATARLPPAASNPEVRDHEESRKQTHIPSYQQINCVDNIIRYLESCTGPALKRKSESHSLATSSSSSSTSEDDKPSAAGDMAQASADVVVLDSEVSVGPSAAAVVGAPLTDITMSTKAMSVMSVTSQCSYSSTIVHVPQPESEATALEDAPMGSEPADAAPIPVRPAPSPATEERRFVGLTKEVLSAHTQKEEQEYVDRFRHRILQSPYSSYLQLDNSSMAHSHHPGDYLRPLSAGGWNRSRRGKPRHKRPKPQGSSDSYASPPGPARRVPDSSWPSSESSQPQMGVPYSQTSPLHAPFFPMMVTQPGPEQPPIPQQVTGATTVVLQPPDQTQPSYNFNFIQSSQSLPDMQPIQMEPIQNLQNIQNFHTMHPIAPTQSINPYVAPVMAVILPTCPTFTAGYPSIYPPSTLSMMPQTPITMTGFAPGTAPFLQPQFQAQPGPNMTSPGPLLCSPRASSSVGEEEETSGPRALFSSSRSSSPLQLNLLQEELPKPSEGQSSTGHNHAESLHEKHANKGDGPSEAGNHDAQSTSSELLDLLLQEDARSGTGSNASGSGSGESGGSLGSGSGSGSNGTSTSHTGSSNSSKYFASNDSSDTSCKARKSQEVPAEHQHSFDTRVENSMWSMIQHTPERVMMTYQIHTRDQNEVLAEDREKLRVLQPLQPWFSQEQREELAEVHPWIQQHTVPQEIDTQGCVTCSSGAAVAHSPHPPAPDSSSLLESPQQDSIGPVVDT; the protein is encoded by the exons ATGTGTGACCAAAGCGCAGAGATGCCTGGGGGTGACAGCGGTCCAGATGGGGAGGAGCCTGCATCACCGTCAGCTGCAGGAGAAGGcgaaggggaggagagggtgacGTCAGGGCAGCAGGACGGAGGGGCGCAGTCCCAGGGcctgaggggagaggagagcgGAGCTTCAGGTGGAGAAGTGGGGCAGGAAGATGAGGAGATGACTAGCGGTTCACATGACCTCTCttcttcagccaatcacagccctGGGAGCGCCACTGGATCCACCTCAGTTTCAACCAAGAG CAGTGAGCATGCTGGCGATGGCAAAGGGCAGGCCCACAGAGAAGTGATGATCACTGTGGCTGAGATGAAGAAGAGGCTTCCTTCAGACCAACGCAGTCGCAGCAAAGCCAGCACTGTGGAGGCCTTACATTATGCACTTAACTGTGTCAAACAAGTGCAAG CCAATAGCGAATACTATAAACTGCTGATGAGGAATGGCcaggatgagaggagagatgcCACTGTTTGCGCCCTTGAAGAGTTGGAAAGAGTCACCTCTGAACACACCCTTAAAAACACG gaCTCCTTCGTGGTGGTTTTCTCCCTGTCGAGCGGCCGCGTGTGGTACGCGTCGGAGCAGGCTCCCAGCATCCTGTGCTGCAAGAGGAAGTTCCTGGAGTCGGCCAAATTTGTAGAGCTGCTCTTTCACCAAGACGTTAATGTCTTCTACGCACATACGGCTCAGCCGCACCTCCCACCCTGGAGCAACTCGCACACAG GGGTTCTGTTTGACTGTGCCCAGGTCAAGTCATTCTTCTGCAGAATCAG GGGTGGGAAGGACCGTGAGGGTGAGATGCGCTACAACCCATTCCGAATCACACCTTACCTGCTGAAGGTGCAAGGAACAGGAAGCagtgggggagaggaggagccGTGCTGCCTGGCACTGGCTGAACGCATCATATCTGGATATGAAG CACCTCGGATCCCCATGGACAAGCGCATCTTCACCACCACACACTCCcctggctgtgtgtttttggaagTGGATGACAG GGCTGTGCCATTGCTAGGATACCTTCCTCAGGATCTGATTGGCACATCTATGCTGAGTAGCATTCACCCAGAGGACCGGCCCCTCATGCTGTCTATGCACCGGAAAG TGTTGAAGTATGCGGGCCAGTCCCCATTTGAGCACTCTCCGGTGCGTCTGCGCTGTCAGAATGGAGACTACATCACCTTGGACACCAGCTGGTCCAGCTTCATCAACCCATGGAGCCGCAAGGTGGCTTTTATCATCGGACGGCATAAAGTCAGGAC GAGTCCACTGAATGAGGATGTGTTTGCTGCTTGTGCTAAGGAAGATTTTCCAGTTGCTcatgaggaaataaaagatCTGCAAGCAAAGATCTATAAGCTTTTCCTGCAG CCGGTTCATAACAATGGTTCCAGTGGTTACGGCAGCTTGGGAAGCAATGGCTCTCATGAGCATTACATCAGCGTAGCTTCTTCAAGTGACAGCAACGGTAACCTATGGGAGGACTCACACCGGGAACCG ATGACTTTGCAGCAGATCTGTGCTGATGTGAACAGAGTGAAGAGTTGGGGGAGGCAGGCTTATCTGGATCCCAGCCACAAAATTGCTCTTCTAGGCAAACCTGCCACAG CACGTCTGCCTCCTGCAGCCTCCAACCCTGAAGTCAGAGATCATGAAGAAAGCAGGAAGCAAACTCACATTCCCTCTTATCAGCAAATCAACTGCGTGGACAACATCAtcag aTATTTGGAGAGCTGTACAGGTCCGGCCCTTAAGCGTAAGAGTGAATCTCATTCCCTGGCCACCTCTTCGTCCTCATCCTCTACCTCAGAAGACGACAAGCCGTCTGCAGCCGGTGACATGGCTCAGGCCAGTGCAGATG TGGTGGTGTTGGACAGTGAGGTGTCAGTGGGCCCTTCAGCTGCGGCCGTAGTGGGAGCGCCTCTGACAGATATCACAATGTCCACAAAGGCCATGAGTGTGATGTCAGTCACCAGCCAGTGTTCATACAGCAGCACCATTGTACATGTGCCGCAGCCTGAGTCAG AGGCCACGGCACTGGAAGATGCACCAATGGGCAGTGAGCCTGCTGATGCTGCTCCCATCCCTGTCCGTCCAGCCCCGAGTCCTGCCACAGAGGAGCGAAGATTTGTTGGCCTCACCAAAGAGGTGCTGTCAGCTCACACCCAGAAGGAGGAGCAAGAGTATGTCGATCGCTTCCGCCATCGTATCCTCCAGAGCCCCTACAGTTCTTACCTGCAGCTGGACAACAGCTCGATGGCTCACTCCCACCACCCAG GTGATTACCTACGTCCATTGAGTGCTGGTGGTTGGAACCGCTCTCGGAGAGGAAAGCCCAGACACAAGCGCCCCAAACCCCAGGGTTCCTCAGACAGTTATGCCTCCCCACCTGGCCCCGCTCGCCGTGTCCCTGACTCTTCCTGGCCCTCCTCTGAGTCCTCCCAGCCCCAGATGGGGGTGCCCTACAGCCAAACATCCCCACTCCATGCGCCATTCTTCCCTATGATGGTGACTCAGCCTGGCCCAGAGCAACCGCCCATACCACAACAGGTGACTGGGGCAACTACTGTAGTCCTGCAGCCTCCAGACCAAACCCAGCCCAGTTACAACTTCAACTTTATTCAGTCCAGTCAGAGCCTGCCAGACATGCAACCAATCCAGATGGAGCCCATTCAAAATCTGCAGAATATCCAGAACTTTCATACCATGCATCCCATAGCTCCAACGCAGAGCATCAACCCTTACGTAGCTCCGGTCATGGCTGTTATCCTGCCCACCTGCCCGACTTTCACTGCAGGTTACCCGTCCATTTACCCACCGTCCACTCTCTCCATGATGCCCCAGACACCCATCACCATGACAGGCTTTGCCCCTGGCACTGCCCCCTTCCTGCAGCCTCAGTTCCAAGCCCAGCCAGGCCCCAACATGACCTCCCCGGGCCCTCTGCTTTGCTCACCCAGAGCCAGCTCCTCTGttggggaggaagaggagacatcCGGACCTCGGGCTTTATTTTCCAGCTCTCGCTCGAGTTCCCCACTGCAGCTCaacctgctgcaggaggagctgccCAAGCCGAGTGAAGGGCAGAGCAGCACCGGGCACAACCACGCTGAGAGCCTCCACGAAAAACATGCCAACAAG GGTGACGGCCCCAGTGAGGCTGGGAACCATGATGCCCAGTCTACATCCAGTGAGCtgcttgacctgctgctgcaggaggatgCCAGGTCTGGGACCGGCTCCAATGCCTCAGGGTCTGGATCAGGGGAGTCTGGAGGCTCACTGGGATCTGGCTCTGGATCTGGATCCAATGGAACCTCCACCTCTCACACTg gcagcagcaacagcagcaaatacTTTGCCAGCAATGATTCATCAGACACATCGTGCAAAGCCCGCAAGAGCCAGGAGGTTCCAGCAGAGCACCAACACAGCTTTGACACTCGGGTGGAGAACTCGATGTGGAGCATGATCCAGCATACACCTGAGCGAGTCATGATGACGTACCAGATCCACACCAG GGACCAGAATGAGGTGTTAGCAGAGGACAGGGAGAAGCTTCGGGTGCTTCAGCCCCTCCAGCCTTGGTTCAgccaggagcagagagaggagctaGCTGAAGTCCATCCCTGGATCCAGCAGCATACTGTCCCACAGGAGATAGATACACAG ggttGTGTGACCTGCAGCTCAGGAGCAGCAGTCGCCCACTCCCCTCATCCACCTGCCCCAGATAGCTCATCCCTTTTGGAGAGCCCTCAGCAGGACTCCATCGGACCTGTGGTGGACACTTGA